A single Thermosynechococcus vestitus BP-1 DNA region contains:
- the truA gene encoding tRNA pseudouridine(38-40) synthase TruA — protein sequence MMTAIAPSQSGQRLALLIQYQGTHFHGWQRQVGQRTVQEVIEQAIASVVNHPVSVVAAGRTDTGVHAAGQVAHVTVNSPIPVHRWPGILNARLPADVVIRAAAAVPPDWHARFSALWRRYRYTLYTDPCPNIFLRPWTWHYYYAPLDVAKMAAVLQPLVGRHHLSAFHRSGSNRAHSWVEVQAVSCQRRGALVEIEVQASGFLYGMMRLLVGLLVQVGQGQRSPASFTEIWQQEQRHLVKYAAPPSGLCLLGVGYPESPFPLALCTEAMPQFQLASVCPELSIA from the coding sequence ATGATGACGGCGATCGCACCTTCCCAGAGCGGCCAACGCTTGGCACTGCTCATTCAGTACCAGGGCACCCACTTCCACGGCTGGCAACGGCAAGTGGGACAGCGCACGGTACAGGAGGTGATTGAGCAGGCGATCGCCAGTGTTGTCAATCATCCCGTCTCTGTTGTTGCAGCAGGGCGCACGGACACAGGGGTTCATGCTGCCGGTCAAGTGGCCCATGTCACGGTCAACTCGCCTATTCCCGTTCATCGTTGGCCAGGGATTCTCAATGCTCGCTTGCCTGCTGATGTGGTGATTCGTGCTGCGGCGGCGGTGCCGCCTGACTGGCATGCCCGTTTCTCAGCGCTGTGGCGTCGCTATCGTTATACCCTCTATACCGATCCCTGCCCCAATATCTTTCTGCGGCCTTGGACATGGCACTACTACTATGCCCCCTTGGATGTGGCAAAAATGGCAGCAGTGCTTCAGCCATTGGTGGGGCGGCATCACCTCAGCGCATTTCACCGTTCTGGCTCCAATCGTGCCCATTCTTGGGTGGAGGTGCAGGCGGTGAGTTGCCAGCGGCGCGGTGCCCTTGTGGAAATTGAGGTACAAGCTTCAGGGTTTCTCTACGGCATGATGCGCCTGTTGGTGGGTCTCTTGGTACAGGTGGGACAAGGCCAGCGATCGCCCGCCAGTTTTACGGAAATTTGGCAACAGGAGCAACGCCACCTTGTCAAGTATGCTGCACCCCCCAGCGGTCTTTGTCTATTGGGGGTGGGCTATCCTGAATCACCTTTCCCTCTGGCCCTGTGCACCGAAGCGATGCCCCAGTTCCAGTTAGCCTCTGTTTGCCCTGAATTGTCCATTGCATAG
- the rplM gene encoding 50S ribosomal protein L13: MTSTVKTPLPAVDDLAPQWYVIDAADQRLGRLAAEIARILRGKNKAIYTPHMDTGDFVIVINAEKVTVTGKKRSQKLYRRHSGRPGGMKIETFDQLQARIPERIIEHAVKGMLPKNSLGRKLFTKLKVYAGPEHPHQAQKPQPLTINTIPGA; this comes from the coding sequence ATGACCAGTACCGTAAAGACACCACTGCCCGCTGTGGATGACCTTGCTCCCCAGTGGTATGTCATTGATGCCGCTGATCAACGGTTGGGTCGGCTAGCCGCAGAAATTGCCCGCATTCTCAGGGGCAAAAACAAAGCCATTTACACCCCCCACATGGATACGGGTGACTTTGTGATTGTCATCAATGCCGAAAAAGTCACCGTCACCGGCAAAAAACGCTCCCAAAAACTCTACCGTCGTCACTCCGGCCGTCCCGGCGGCATGAAAATTGAAACCTTTGATCAACTCCAAGCCCGTATTCCGGAGCGGATTATTGAGCACGCTGTTAAGGGGATGCTGCCAAAAAATTCCCTGGGCCGCAAACTCTTTACCAAGCTGAAAGTTTATGCTGGCCCAGAGCATCCTCACCAAGCGCAAAAACCCCAGCCTTTGACCATTAACACAATTCCGGGAGCCTAA
- the rpsI gene encoding 30S ribosomal protein S9, with translation MQIADQSKRVVYLGTGRRKSAVARVRLIPGSGQLWINGRNGADYLQNNPIYLNLVKAPLETLGLENSYDIYVNATGGGLTGQADAIRLGIARALCQLDIENRKPLKTEGYLTRDPRAKERRKYGLRKARKAPQYSKR, from the coding sequence ATGCAGATTGCTGATCAGTCTAAGCGGGTGGTTTACTTGGGAACCGGTCGCCGTAAGTCGGCGGTAGCGCGGGTGCGATTGATTCCCGGTAGCGGTCAACTGTGGATTAATGGCCGCAATGGGGCTGACTACCTGCAAAATAACCCTATCTATCTCAACTTGGTGAAAGCCCCCCTTGAAACCCTTGGACTTGAAAATAGCTACGATATCTATGTCAATGCCACGGGGGGTGGTCTGACAGGGCAAGCAGACGCCATTCGTCTAGGGATTGCCCGTGCCCTCTGCCAACTGGACATCGAAAATCGCAAGCCCTTGAAAACGGAAGGCTATCTCACCCGCGATCCCCGTGCTAAGGAGCGGCGTAAATACGGTCTGCGCAAAGCCCGCAAAGCCCCCCAATACTCAAAACGCTAA
- the rpmE gene encoding 50S ribosomal protein L31: MPKPNIHPQWYPEAKVYCDGEVIMTVGSTKPELHVDIWSGNHPFFTGTQKIVDAEGRVERFRRKYSGTKPQQTAKGKKAAPKSTPKTNKKG, translated from the coding sequence ATGCCAAAACCAAACATTCATCCCCAGTGGTATCCCGAAGCCAAAGTCTATTGCGATGGTGAAGTGATTATGACGGTTGGTTCCACGAAACCAGAACTGCACGTAGACATCTGGTCAGGCAACCACCCCTTCTTCACCGGTACTCAGAAAATTGTTGACGCCGAAGGGCGGGTGGAACGCTTCCGCCGTAAATACAGCGGTACTAAACCTCAGCAAACCGCTAAAGGGAAAAAAGCCGCCCCTAAATCTACGCCTAAGACGAACAAAAAGGGCTAA